In Salinibacterium sp. dk2585, a single window of DNA contains:
- a CDS encoding urease accessory protein UreF: MTAAPPVDAMTVAMLLADSRLPSGAHVSSNGLEAALNAGVHPAHIPDYLSSRMATVVRVEAGTAIAARAAVVAGVDVPDTLERVEAEWAARTPSAALRTIAAALGAGLGRLACLLWPESPVIAYASGARMSRATLLGTIAAEAGISPGQLARLVAYDDAQTVAAATLKLEPLDPATPARWVLDACAEFEASVPLLAQITQPEAIPAAGAPQIEEWAEAHSQLTRRLFRA; the protein is encoded by the coding sequence ATGACCGCCGCCCCTCCCGTCGACGCGATGACCGTCGCGATGCTGCTCGCAGACTCGCGCCTGCCCTCGGGCGCCCACGTGTCGTCGAACGGACTCGAGGCCGCGCTGAACGCGGGGGTGCACCCGGCGCACATCCCCGATTACCTGTCATCACGCATGGCAACCGTGGTGCGGGTCGAGGCGGGCACGGCCATCGCTGCGCGCGCCGCGGTGGTCGCAGGGGTCGATGTTCCCGACACACTTGAACGGGTCGAGGCGGAGTGGGCGGCGCGCACGCCGAGTGCCGCCCTCCGCACGATCGCCGCCGCGCTCGGCGCCGGCCTCGGTCGTCTCGCCTGCCTGCTGTGGCCCGAGTCGCCCGTCATCGCCTACGCCTCGGGAGCCCGGATGTCGCGAGCTACGCTCCTCGGAACGATCGCCGCCGAGGCAGGCATCAGTCCTGGGCAGTTGGCTCGCCTCGTCGCGTACGACGATGCACAGACGGTCGCCGCCGCGACCCTCAAGCTCGAGCCCCTCGACCCGGCGACTCCCGCCAGGTGGGTGCTCGACGCGTGTGCCGAGTTCGAGGCATCCGTTCCCTTACTTGCCCAGATCACCCAACCGGAGGCGATCCCCGCCGCCGGTGCACCACAGATAGAGGAGTGGGCGGAAGCCCACTCCCAGCTCACAAGGAGGCTCTTCCGTGCCTGA
- a CDS encoding urease accessory protein UreD — translation MYIGLERAGETAQVQLRGDMLAPRLLGAGRDSARVGIIAGEALLLAGDTVETEVRVGEGCTLELEDIGGTVAYGGDGAASRWRVSITVERGARLIWHTMPFVVADGADVCRTTSIVLGRGAVAMLRETFVLGRTGESGGRLLARTDVELDGRALYRESLTLDGALPRIGVLGTHRVIDSAMSLGRRRASPPGALQLAGEGTIVRAMGNAAHLATVESEWAQWVSTPSLGGNTAEQQGAPATPSLHP, via the coding sequence ATGTACATCGGCCTCGAGCGTGCCGGGGAGACCGCGCAGGTACAGCTGCGCGGTGACATGCTCGCGCCCAGGCTGCTCGGGGCGGGGCGTGACTCCGCCAGGGTGGGCATCATCGCGGGCGAAGCGCTCCTCCTCGCGGGCGACACGGTCGAGACCGAAGTACGGGTCGGCGAGGGCTGCACGCTCGAACTCGAGGACATCGGCGGCACGGTCGCCTATGGCGGCGACGGCGCGGCATCCCGCTGGCGCGTGTCGATCACGGTGGAGCGCGGGGCACGGCTGATCTGGCACACCATGCCGTTCGTCGTCGCCGACGGGGCGGATGTCTGCCGCACCACCTCCATCGTCCTTGGTCGCGGCGCCGTCGCCATGCTTCGCGAGACCTTCGTGCTTGGCCGCACAGGCGAGTCCGGAGGACGACTGCTCGCCCGCACCGACGTCGAGCTCGACGGTCGCGCCCTCTACCGCGAGAGCCTCACGCTGGATGGCGCCCTCCCCCGCATCGGCGTGCTGGGCACACACCGCGTGATCGACTCGGCAATGAGCCTGGGCCGGCGCCGCGCCTCCCCACCGGGCGCGCTGCAGTTGGCCGGGGAGGGGACCATCGTCCGGGCGATGGGAAACGCCGCACATCTGGCGACGGTGGAATCGGAGTGGGCGCAGTGGGTGTCCACGCCCTCGCTCGGCGGCAATACAGCTGAGCAGCAAGGCGCTCCCGCAACCCCCTCGCTCCATCCCTGA
- a CDS encoding urease subunit alpha gives MVRISRERYAALYGPSVGDQIRLGDTDLWIEVEQDLTMGGEEAVFGGGKSIRESMAQGSTTRAEGAPDTIITNAIVLDWWGIVRADVGIRDGRIVALGRAGNPDIADGVHPDLQIGPSTDVISGEGRILTAGGFDSHVHLLSPSQIHEALATGITTIAGGGTGPSEGSKATTVTPGAWHLEAMHRALDALPVNVLLLGKGNTVSAEGLREQALGGAAGYKVHEDWGSTPAAIDAALRAADDFGLQVALHSDSLNEAGFVESTIRAIGGRSIHAFHVEGAGGGHAPDILSIASLPHILPGSTNPTLPHTVNTVAEHIDMLMVCHHLNPAVPEDLAFAESRIRATTIAAEDILHDMGALSITSSDAQAMGRIGEVITRTWQVAHVMKQQRGRLGESFPADNERARRYVAKYTINPAVAHGVDTLIGSIEPGKLADLVLWEPKMFGVRPALVIKGGAIAWAALGDPNASIPTPQPVLMRPAFGDAIAADLSYSFVSPAAIDSGIEGRLGLRRRLLPVAPTRATSKADMKNNDALPRIDVVPDTFAISIDGEPVVPAPASTLPLAQLYNLF, from the coding sequence ATGGTGAGGATCAGCCGCGAACGATACGCGGCACTCTACGGGCCGAGCGTCGGCGACCAGATCCGCCTGGGCGACACGGACCTGTGGATCGAGGTCGAGCAAGACCTCACGATGGGTGGCGAGGAAGCGGTGTTCGGCGGTGGAAAGTCGATCCGTGAGTCGATGGCCCAGGGCTCAACCACGCGAGCGGAGGGCGCGCCCGACACGATCATCACCAATGCGATCGTGCTCGACTGGTGGGGCATCGTGCGGGCGGATGTCGGCATCCGCGACGGCAGAATCGTCGCACTCGGCAGGGCAGGCAATCCCGACATCGCCGACGGCGTGCATCCGGACCTGCAGATCGGCCCCTCGACCGACGTGATCTCCGGGGAGGGCAGGATCCTCACGGCGGGCGGCTTCGACTCCCACGTGCACCTGCTCTCGCCCTCGCAGATCCATGAGGCGCTCGCGACCGGCATCACCACGATCGCGGGCGGCGGCACGGGCCCCTCAGAGGGAAGCAAGGCGACGACCGTGACGCCGGGCGCCTGGCACCTCGAGGCCATGCACCGCGCCCTTGACGCGCTCCCGGTCAACGTGCTGCTGCTCGGCAAGGGCAACACCGTGTCAGCCGAGGGGCTCCGCGAGCAGGCGCTCGGCGGCGCGGCCGGCTACAAGGTGCACGAGGACTGGGGCTCGACCCCGGCCGCGATCGACGCGGCACTGCGAGCGGCGGATGACTTCGGGCTGCAGGTGGCCCTCCACTCCGACTCGCTCAACGAGGCGGGCTTCGTGGAGTCGACCATCCGCGCCATCGGGGGTCGAAGCATCCACGCCTTCCATGTCGAGGGCGCAGGGGGCGGGCACGCACCCGACATCCTGAGCATCGCGTCGCTTCCGCACATCCTGCCCGGTTCGACCAACCCGACGCTCCCCCACACGGTCAACACCGTGGCGGAGCACATCGACATGCTCATGGTCTGCCACCACCTGAACCCCGCGGTGCCCGAAGACCTGGCCTTCGCCGAGTCGCGCATCCGAGCCACCACGATCGCCGCCGAGGACATCCTCCACGACATGGGCGCCCTCTCGATCACCTCCTCGGATGCGCAGGCCATGGGCCGCATCGGGGAGGTCATCACCCGCACGTGGCAGGTGGCCCACGTCATGAAACAGCAGCGCGGGCGCCTCGGTGAATCGTTTCCCGCCGACAATGAGCGCGCCCGCCGCTACGTGGCGAAGTACACGATCAACCCGGCAGTCGCACACGGCGTCGACACGCTCATCGGCTCCATCGAGCCCGGCAAGCTGGCCGACCTCGTGCTGTGGGAACCGAAGATGTTCGGGGTGAGGCCCGCCCTCGTCATCAAGGGCGGCGCCATCGCCTGGGCTGCCCTCGGCGACCCCAACGCCTCGATCCCCACGCCCCAGCCCGTGCTCATGCGCCCCGCCTTCGGCGATGCCATCGCGGCGGACCTCTCGTACTCCTTCGTCTCGCCCGCCGCGATCGACTCCGGGATCGAAGGTCGGCTGGGACTGCGGCGTCGGCTCCTCCCGGTCGCTCCGACCCGAGCGACGAGCAAGGCCGACATGAAGAACAACGACGCCCTGCCTCGCATCGACGTCGTGCCCGACACCTTCGCGATCTCAATCGACGGGGAACCGGTCGTGCCGGCCCCCGCATCCACCCTCCCGCTCGCGCAGCTCTACAACCTCTTTTGA
- a CDS encoding flavin reductase family protein, which yields MSLTLETHAANPSRAMQGDSLLRAPADDPRLIRAAFGRFPSGVAALCARVDGEKVGMVASSFSVGASFDPPLVMFSAQNSSTTWPKLQRAQEIGVSVLGGAQAAACLQLASRSRDRFDGLNLHETEGGALLVHDSAMWLQTRVLSQTPAGDHHVVLLEVTALHVVDGVEPLIYHAQRFHGLRAAG from the coding sequence ATGAGCCTCACACTCGAGACGCATGCCGCCAACCCGAGCCGCGCCATGCAGGGCGACAGCCTGCTCCGCGCGCCCGCCGATGACCCGCGCCTCATCCGCGCAGCCTTCGGGCGCTTCCCGTCAGGGGTCGCGGCACTCTGTGCTCGTGTCGACGGGGAGAAGGTGGGAATGGTGGCGTCCTCGTTCTCCGTCGGCGCTTCCTTCGACCCGCCGCTCGTGATGTTCTCGGCCCAGAATTCCTCGACCACCTGGCCAAAACTGCAACGTGCGCAGGAGATCGGCGTCTCTGTGCTGGGAGGCGCACAAGCGGCAGCCTGCCTGCAGTTGGCCTCGCGTTCACGGGACCGGTTCGACGGGCTCAACCTCCACGAGACGGAGGGTGGCGCCCTCCTGGTGCACGACTCAGCAATGTGGTTGCAGACCCGCGTTCTCTCCCAAACCCCCGCGGGAGACCACCACGTCGTGCTCCTGGAAGTGACAGCGCTCCACGTCGTCGACGGCGTGGAACCGCTGATCTACCACGCGCAGCGGTTCCACGGATTGCGCGCCGCCGGGTAG
- the ureG gene encoding urease accessory protein UreG has protein sequence MPETSTRSLRLGIAGPVGTGKSSLIATICRALNEELRIGVITNDIYTDEDARFLRSAGVLDAERIRAVETGACPHTAIRDDITANLLAVEELERDFATLDLTLIESGGDNLTATFSPALIDAQIFVLDVAGGGDVARKGGPGIARADLLVVNKTDLAPHVGVDVQLMVSDALEAREGAPVLALSRSDAASVAELRLWLLGLLERHRSGVHVPQDPGPMAPHFHAEDEHGHSHDHDHDHDHDHPHAHDHSHA, from the coding sequence GTGCCTGAGACATCCACCCGTTCACTCCGCCTCGGCATCGCAGGCCCCGTCGGCACCGGCAAGAGCTCGCTCATCGCGACCATCTGCCGCGCCCTCAACGAGGAGCTCCGCATCGGCGTCATCACCAACGACATCTATACGGACGAGGACGCGCGCTTCCTGCGCTCGGCCGGGGTGCTCGACGCGGAACGCATCCGCGCGGTCGAGACGGGCGCGTGTCCGCACACGGCCATCCGTGACGACATCACGGCCAACCTCCTCGCGGTGGAGGAACTCGAGCGCGACTTCGCCACCCTCGACCTCACCCTCATCGAGTCCGGCGGCGACAACCTCACCGCCACCTTCTCACCCGCGCTCATCGACGCACAGATCTTCGTGCTCGATGTCGCGGGCGGTGGGGACGTTGCCCGCAAAGGCGGCCCCGGTATCGCTCGCGCCGACCTCCTCGTCGTCAACAAGACCGACCTCGCGCCGCACGTCGGCGTCGACGTTCAACTCATGGTGTCCGACGCCCTGGAAGCGCGTGAAGGTGCGCCCGTGCTGGCCCTCTCGCGCAGTGACGCCGCCTCGGTTGCCGAGTTGCGGCTGTGGCTGCTCGGCCTGCTCGAGCGACACCGCTCAGGCGTGCACGTGCCGCAGGACCCGGGGCCCATGGCACCGCACTTCCATGCGGAAGACGAGCACGGCCACAGCCACGACCACGACCACGACCACGACCACGACCACCCACACGCGCACGACCACAGCCACGCCTGA
- a CDS encoding SDR family NAD(P)-dependent oxidoreductase, whose translation MTKEFEGKIALVTGGGSGIGKAVAIGLAAGGASVVVNDLKQDVAQKVVDEIVAVGGKATAIAGDVGNPDDVKAAVDRAVSEYGALHLAFNNAGIGGPQGLAEDIDIEGYQKLMDVNLHSVFYGIHFQAPEIVKAGGGAIVNTSSILGVVGDAAALPYVAAKHGVAGMTKAAAISYAPKGLRINSVHPGYIDTPLLAGLPKDVYEGLVSKHPIGRLGSADEVAALVLFLLSDKASYVTGSQHLVDGGYTAQ comes from the coding sequence ATGACCAAGGAATTCGAAGGAAAGATCGCACTCGTCACGGGCGGAGGTTCGGGCATCGGCAAGGCCGTGGCCATTGGGCTTGCCGCGGGTGGCGCGAGCGTCGTCGTCAATGATCTGAAGCAGGACGTGGCGCAGAAGGTCGTCGATGAGATCGTCGCCGTGGGTGGCAAAGCCACCGCAATTGCGGGTGACGTCGGCAACCCCGATGACGTGAAGGCGGCCGTCGACCGCGCCGTCTCGGAGTACGGCGCGCTCCACCTCGCGTTCAACAATGCCGGAATCGGCGGGCCGCAGGGGCTCGCAGAAGACATCGACATCGAGGGCTACCAGAAGCTCATGGATGTGAACCTGCACTCGGTGTTCTACGGCATCCACTTCCAGGCACCCGAGATCGTGAAGGCCGGCGGCGGGGCGATCGTGAACACGTCGTCGATTCTTGGCGTTGTAGGGGATGCGGCCGCGCTACCGTATGTTGCCGCGAAGCACGGCGTCGCTGGCATGACGAAGGCCGCGGCCATCAGCTATGCGCCCAAGGGGCTGCGCATCAACTCGGTGCACCCCGGCTACATCGACACCCCGCTGCTTGCGGGCCTGCCGAAGGATGTCTACGAGGGGCTTGTCTCGAAGCATCCGATCGGTCGTCTCGGTTCGGCCGATGAGGTTGCCGCGCTCGTGCTGTTCCTGCTGAGCGACAAGGCGAGCTACGTCACCGGGTCGCAGCATCTGGTCGATGGTGGCTACACGGCGCAGTAA
- a CDS encoding ASCH domain-containing protein, translating to MTTPFPEPDMTAAAELWHAYRDAVPGPDGEHPSVEFFGDSVELADDLLALVLEGGKRATATLVAEFEADGQPLPQIGGHWIACDGRGTPVVVLRSTELRLGPVRSVDDAFAWDEGEGDRSRDGWLESHTRYWRRVAGARGIRWSDDIEVVFERFMVVWPLEHADEADVSADLGARDMPSDSEL from the coding sequence ATGACCACCCCCTTTCCTGAGCCCGACATGACGGCGGCCGCCGAGCTCTGGCACGCCTATCGTGACGCGGTGCCGGGGCCGGATGGCGAGCATCCATCGGTGGAGTTCTTCGGCGACTCCGTCGAGCTGGCGGATGATCTCCTGGCGCTCGTGCTGGAGGGGGGCAAGCGGGCGACGGCGACGCTCGTGGCGGAGTTCGAGGCCGATGGGCAGCCGCTGCCCCAGATCGGCGGACACTGGATCGCCTGCGACGGGCGCGGCACACCTGTCGTCGTGCTCAGGTCGACCGAGCTTCGCCTCGGGCCCGTGCGCAGTGTCGACGACGCCTTCGCGTGGGATGAGGGCGAGGGCGACCGCAGTCGCGACGGCTGGTTGGAGAGTCACACGCGCTATTGGCGGCGGGTGGCGGGGGCCCGTGGCATCCGCTGGTCTGACGACATCGAGGTCGTGTTCGAGCGCTTCATGGTCGTGTGGCCGCTCGAGCACGCGGACGAAGCGGATGTCTCGGCGGACCTCGGTGCGAGGGACATGCCGTCCGACTCGGAGCTGTGA
- the ureB gene encoding urease subunit beta, producing the protein MATTSTSGPGAIRVRPGTIELNADRTEAERITLIMVNTGDRPVQIGSHIHLPDVNPALDFDRERAAGFRLDIPSGTSQRFEPGASREVDAVALRGRRLVPGIRLREEGVA; encoded by the coding sequence CCCCGGCGCGATCCGCGTGCGGCCGGGAACCATAGAACTCAATGCCGACCGAACGGAGGCCGAGCGGATCACGCTCATCATGGTCAACACGGGCGACCGTCCGGTGCAGATCGGCTCGCACATCCACCTGCCCGATGTGAACCCAGCGCTCGATTTCGACCGCGAGCGGGCCGCAGGCTTCCGGCTGGACATCCCCTCTGGCACGTCGCAGCGCTTCGAGCCCGGCGCCTCCCGAGAGGTCGATGCGGTCGCCCTGCGCGGACGACGCCTCGTGCCCGGCATCCGCCTGCGTGAAGAGGGAGTCGCCTGA
- a CDS encoding NADPH-dependent FMN reductase, translating to MLRVTILCGNPKKGSRTLRIAEALVSHLVAPGEADVTTVDLAEYSQHIFEWPSDVMAQINQAAADSDLLVVASPTYKASYTGLLKGFLDRYPAEGLAGVVAIPVMTGADLGHAMGPEVNLRPLLVELGASVPTKGFYFVMSEMDQLEARVQNWVAANAALLRSVSNVAANTRELAAAEVTAR from the coding sequence ATGTTACGCGTCACTATCCTCTGTGGAAACCCCAAGAAGGGTTCGCGCACGCTTCGTATCGCTGAAGCGCTCGTCTCGCATCTGGTCGCACCCGGAGAGGCGGATGTCACAACCGTCGACCTCGCCGAATACTCGCAGCACATCTTCGAGTGGCCATCCGACGTCATGGCGCAGATCAACCAGGCAGCCGCCGACAGCGACCTGCTCGTGGTCGCGTCCCCCACCTACAAGGCCAGCTACACGGGACTGCTCAAGGGATTCCTCGACCGATACCCGGCAGAAGGCCTTGCCGGTGTGGTCGCCATCCCCGTGATGACGGGTGCCGACCTCGGTCACGCCATGGGCCCCGAGGTGAACCTTCGCCCGCTCCTCGTTGAACTCGGCGCTTCCGTGCCCACGAAGGGCTTCTACTTCGTGATGAGCGAGATGGACCAACTCGAGGCGAGGGTCCAGAACTGGGTCGCGGCCAATGCTGCGCTCCTCCGCTCCGTGTCGAACGTCGCCGCCAACACGAGGGAACTCGCCGCGGCGGAGGTGACCGCACGATGA